AAATTTGTTTTATGGTAAAACCAATAACTGCTGCATCATCAATTAATCCTAAACCAACAATGAAATCTGGAATAAAATCTATAGGGGAAACAAAATAAATGATAGTAGCTATTATCATTATAATTGAACCTGTTGGTATCTCCTTGTATTCACCCTTTTTCCATGCATTAAATATTTCAAATAAAAGTTGTAACTTTTCCCATACTTCTCCAAGCTTCCTTTTTTTCTCATTAGCTTTTTTC
The DNA window shown above is from Neobacillus sp. WH10 and carries:
- a CDS encoding YkvA family protein → MPNTKDYEKGYKKYESKAKEYMDDKEKAVNLLNSAKKKANEKKRKLGEVWEKLQLLFEIFNAWKKGEYKEIPTGSIIMIIATIIYFVSPIDFIPDFIVGLGLIDDAAVIGFTIKQISRDLEKYKYWKLTNDY